One window of the Colletotrichum destructivum chromosome 4, complete sequence genome contains the following:
- a CDS encoding Putative 3-oxo-5-alpha-steroid 4-dehydrogenase encodes MALIEGWLPPTRENWETLTIVWQLCWPVFGSLQYFISWYGMGKTSVQSRLNIPGRLAWFLMEIPGVTTLLYIMNTLPAQLGIHDLPWQNKVLAGLFTIHYAYRAVIFPIVQPSMSPIHLLVALSALSFQLMNGACLGSYLAAYGPTTKTQWDAALGFGGVAQFVAGIAIFYVGLAGNYFHDEELREIRRAEQRRQEKAVAASKGGNGGKGVHKHYRISEAMLFRYMLYPHYFCEWIEWFGFWMASGWSVPGRAFLLNEIFVMFPRARSGRRWYVDQFGEEKIRRKWTIVPGVY; translated from the exons ATGGCGCTGATCGAGGGCTGGTTGCCGCCCACTCGGGAGAACTGGGAGACTCTCACCATCGTGTGGCAGCTTTGCTGGCCCGTG TTTGGCTCGCTGCAATACTTCATCAGCTGGTACGGTATGGGCAAGACGTCGGTCCAGAGCCGCCTCAACAtccccggccgcctcgcctGGTTCCTGATGGAGATCCCTGGCGTCACTACCCTGCTGTACATCATGAACACCCTCCCCGCCCAGCTCGGCATCCACGACCTGCCGTGGCAGAACAAGGTGCTCGCCGGCCTATTC ACGATCCACTACGCCTATCGCGCAGTCATCTTCCCCATCGTGCAGCCCTCCATGTCGCCCAtccacctcctcgtcgccctctccgCCCTGTCATTCCAGCTAATGAACGGCGCCTGCCTGGGCAGCTACCTCGCCGCCTACGGGCCCACCACAAAGACCCAGTgggatgccgccctcggcttcggcggcgtcgcccagTTCGTtgccggcatcgccatcttctatgtcggcctcgccggcaacTACTTTcacgacgaggagctccgCGAGATCCGCCGCGCCGAGCAGCGGCGCCAGGAAAAGGCCGTCGCTGCCAGCAaaggcggcaacggcggcaagggtgtGCACAAGCACTATCGCATCTCCGAGGCCATGCTGTTCCGCTACATGCTGTACCCGCACTACTTTTGCGAGTGGATCGAATGGTTCGGCTTCTGGATGGCGAGCGGCTGGAGCGTCCCGGGCCGGGCTTTCCTGCTCAACGAGATCTTTGTCATGTTCCCTCGCGCGAGGAGCGGGAGGCGCTGGTATGTCGACCAGTttggcgaggagaagatcCGGAGGAAGTGGACCATCGTTCCGGGCGTCTACTGA
- a CDS encoding Putative oligosaccharide biosynthesis protein Alg14, whose amino-acid sequence MAAASTLIGIAAAFCVLGLGLILRSSWRALIGTLSLGAISLLVFITARHLQIQQNRLRRPVLLSDASAKDSSGLGLLKGAYFLIVLGSGGHTKEMLAMMGIGFPNIPDMHRRYLISSGDAMSLKHLDAFENDLKDIHGEEQAGTHDKYIVTRARKIHQSLLTTPFTALLSVIQIFPLLLTSPFRGARSRQQFPDIILTNGPATGFIVGLVAYALKMFYIVPEDTMQVLYIESWARIRTLSLTGRLFHRTGFADLLLVQHEKVARTYGVKNAGCMVVKRTG is encoded by the exons ATGGCAGCCGCATCTACATTGATCGGCATTGCCGCTGCCTTTTGTGTGCTTGGTTTGGGGCTCATTTTGCGTTCCTCTTGGAGGGCCTTGATTGGTACCCTTTCCCTGGGCGCAATCTCACTCCTAGTCTTCATCACG GCTCGCCATCTACAAATCCAGCAGAATCGACTCAGACGTCCGGTCCTATTGTCCGATGCATCCGCCAAAGACTCTTCGGGGCTCGGCTTGTTGAAGGGAGCCTATTTTCTGATTGTGCTTGGATCAGGTGGCCATACCAAGGAGATGCTCGCCATGATGGGGATCGGCTTTCCCAACATCCCCGATATGCATCGACGCTATCTCATTTCCAGCGGCGATGCCATGTCTCTTAAACACCTCGATGCATTCGAGAATGACCTCAAAGACATCCATGGCGAAGAACAAGCCGGTACCCACGACAAGTACATCGTTACCAGAGCCAGGAAGATACACCAGAGTCTACTCACAACGCCCTTTACCGCCTTGTTATCAGTCATACAGATATTCCCGCTGCTCCTGACGTCCCCGTTCAGAGGCGCGAGAAGCCGCCAGCAGTTTCCCGACATCATCCTCACCAACGGCCCAGCCACGGGCTTCATCGTTGGACTGGTCGCCTATGCCCTGAAAATGTTCTACATCGTTCCTGAGGATACTATGCAGGTTCTCTACATTGAGTCTTGGGCACGAATCCGGACTCTTAGTCTGACCGGGAGGCTTTTCCATCGCACCGGATTCGCTGACCTATTGCTGGTTCAGCATGAGAAGGTGGCCAGGACATACGGCGTCAAAAACGCGGGCTGCATGGTTGTGAAGAGAACGGGCTGA
- a CDS encoding Putative Dual specificity protein phosphatase: MNPSNMAGAIVSKRSTRPFLEDGGGHPEEDPTYRPARRNSKQEDAVPLELAEKYQVKGPSRQGSRESVSAPDTTLDVYVQKQIIMVEDEKSKPAALGEKPVVWHEDALLKAADQLKTPLASPISPGIERVLPIDGRPINFGVVVPGVYRSSYPKPEDFGFIRNLGLKSIVTLVQKDDVDEPYTAFMSGNGIRHHVFNMKGTKKEAIPIRTMKAILRLVLNREHHPLLIHCNHGKHRTGCVVGVVRKVTGWELNTIVDEYRAYAEPKVRDCDIKYLTDFDLSDLSNLFVHDANMRFRVRHFVRVTLFSVFVIFVWMLSGHRMQTTARRVKDVR, translated from the exons ATGAATCCATCCAACATGGCTGGCGCCATTGTTTCAAAAAGAAGTACAAGACCCTTCCTCGAGGACGGAGGTGGTCACCCGGAAGAAGATCCCACCTACCGCCCGGCAAGACGCAACTCCAAGCAAGAAGACGCCGTTCCCCTCGAGCTGGCAGAGAAGTACCAGGTCAAGGGCCCCTCACGTCAAGGCTCGCGCGAGTCTGTGTCTGCCCCCGATACCACTTTGGACGTCTACGTACAGAAGCAAATCATCATGGTGGAAGATGAAAAGTCGAAGCCCGCTGCCCTTGGAGAAAAACCTGTAGTCTGGCACGAAGATGCGCTCCTGAAAGCCGCTGATCAGCTGAAGACACCGTTGGCTTCACCCATATCTCCAGGCATCGAGCGAGTCCTGCCCATTGACGGGAGACCTATCAACTTCGGCGTCGTGGTCCCAGGAGTGTATCGCAGCAGCTATCCCAAGCCCGAGGATTTCGGCTTCATTCGGAATCTTGGCCTCAAGTCTATTGT CACCCTTGTCCAGAAGGATGATGTCGATGAGCCATATACAGCCTTCATGTCTGGGAATGGTATCCGCCATCATGTGTTCAACATGAAGGGCACAAAGAAGGAGGCTATCCCTATCCGGACAATGAAGGCTATCCTGCGACTGGTCCTGAACCGCGAGCACCACCCTTTACTCATCCATTGCAACCATGGCAAG CACCGCACTGGGTGTGTTGTCGGTGTCGTCCGCAAGGTGACGGGCTGGGAGCTCAACACCATTGTTGATGAGTATCGGGCATATGCTGAACCCAAGGTCAGAGACTGCGATATTAAGTATCTCACCGACTTTGACCTCTCGGACCTGTCCAACCTGTTTGTTCACGATGCCAACATGCGGTTTCGGGTCCGCCACTTCGTCCGGGTGACGCTGTTCAGTGTCTTTGTCATCTTTGTCTGGATGCTCTCTGGTCATAGAATGCAGACCACAGCCAGGCGGGTCAAAGATGTGAGATGA
- a CDS encoding Putative MINDY deubiquitinase, producing the protein MVTRKPVSDDSSIDANAGTPRVQDMRKELWGGATDSPSTDAGSVWDDAPQQKGAAALNQQTIPEDITESPRPAGIAVQGPYMTNGAWGDDNIDVQGQDHRPPTVGQPTTDANSVPLVLRPGPPPARSDTNPFKRKDFRADTDQTSPPLANSPPTVPPLQPLSQMSTGEMSNNPWQPALDHHAQRTATAATAATASAQQSLRTQHSGESERDAWAASQDPKLPAISTSPALLSLPSEPASPAWDELPENQTKKPAEEQKPVSNDVAGDQHAWDDLGSQNKGKAKAAAPVIPHPSTVEDAPMDDWNLIDVEPPAGPPPGRSHVTDQNPETSERQSADEKLPPALPPRHDEEVPPRQPPRPVDGKSETYQIKNVAWYDHSAEKNPRISPILVQNANGPCPLLALVNALTLTTPPSLSDTALVQVLRSREQISLGYLLDAVVDELMRRTQESLPDVSLLYGFLKGLHTGMNVNPRFVPTPDIVKAFKRTSLTHLHPTERDDLIPGTFEDTKEMALYAAFAIPLIHGWLPTKSDPAYAAFERQAASFEDVQTLLFRDEELQEKLGTLTEEEEEVFSDIQAIRAFLETSATQLTPSGLDVITRAMRPGSFAILFRNDHFSTLYRHPSTQQLLVLVTDAGYAAHDEVVWESLADVNGERTEYYSGDFRLVGGEGEQSQGSSRGGQASVGDNGSGGGKPRVDTGDEGEGGWSTVQGRGRQKKLEPPSQSDEAPLSPNHEQEDRDLALALQLQEEEEQRHRAEQSARRRESILSEQYIEQQARLQQGPTTRRVANRQAVRAGAPRSNSIGNINSTVLQGSRRNSNSNAAVPPTSGRQPGQPPQMVRPLVPPVVPVRRSGVNRPADEGLDDAPPTYEQAQAAAKYEPPPGHPHHASSPTVGRQGNNGGAGPSFPPRPMVGGGRGRVMGPGGVVGSSQAARDRDCIVM; encoded by the coding sequence ATGGTTACCCGTAAGCCCGTCTCCGACGACAGTTCcatcgacgccaacgccggcaccCCGCGCGTACAAGACATGCGAAAGGAGCTCTGGGGGGGTGCCACCGACTCCCCTTCAACCGACGCAGGCAGCGTCTGGGACGACGCCCCCCAGCAGAAGGGCGCCGCTGCCCTGAACCAGCAAACGATACCAGAAGACATCACCGAGTCGCCCAGGCCCGCAGGCATTGCGGTACAGGGCCCTTATATGACCAATGGTGCTTGgggcgacgacaacatcGACGTCCAAGGTCAAGACCATCGACCTCCAACCGTCGGCCAACCGACGACCGACGCCAACAGTGTTCCGCTGGTGCTGCGGCCGGGGCCACCGCCTGCACGATCCGATACAAATCCATTCAAGAGGAAGGACTTTCGGGCTGACACCGACCagacatcgccgccgctggccaATAGTCCCCCGACGGTGCCACCGTTGCAGCCTCTGTCGCAAATGAGCACTGGTGAGATGAGTAACAATCCGTGGCAACCCGCTCTCGATCATCATGCTCAAAGAACTGCCaccgctgccaccgccgctaCGGCAAGCGCTCAACAGTCTCTCCGCACCCAGCACAGCGGGGAATCGGAGCGCGATGCATGGGCTGCCTCCCAAGACCCGAAGTTGCCTGCGATATCAACATCCCCGGCCCTACTGTCTCTGCCCTCTGAACCCGCATCTCCCGCGTGGGACGAGCTGCCGGAGAATcagacgaagaagccggcggAAGAGCAGAAGCCAGTCAGTAACGATGTTGCCGGAGACCAGCACGCGTGGGATGACCTGGGCTCGCAAaacaagggcaaggcgaAGGCTGCTGCTCCCGTAATACCTCATCCTTCCACTGTCGAGGACGCTCCCATGGATGATTGGAATCTTATTGATGTTGAACCACCTGCtggtccgccgccgggcaGGTCGCACGTGACGGACCAAAACCCCGAAACGTCTGAGCGACAGTCCGCAGATGAAAAGTTACCTCCAGCTCTGCCACCACGACACGACGAAGAGGTTCCGCCCCGGCAGCCGCCACGTCCCGTAGACGGCAAGTCGGAAACCTACCAGATCAAGAACGTTGCCTGGTACGACCACAGCGCCGAGAAGAACCCGCGCATCTCGCCCATCCTCGTCCAAAACGCCAACGGGCCGTGTCCACTGCTGGCACTGGTCAACGCGCTCACGCTGACGACACCGCCATCTCTGTCAGACACAGCACTCGTGCAGGTGCTCCGTTCTCGGGAGCAAATCAGCCTCGGGTACCTTCTagacgccgtcgtcgacgagctcatgAGGAGAACGCAAGAGTCACTGCCCGACGTATCTTTGCTTTACGGTTTCCTCAAGGGCCTCCACACGGGCATGAACGTGAACCCGCGCTTCGTGCCGACGCCCGATATTGTAAAGGCCTTTAAGCGCACCTCGCTGACCCATCTGCACCCGACGGAGCGCGACGACCTGATCCCGGGAACTTTTGAAGACACCAAGGAGATGGCCCTGTACGCTGCTTTCGCCATCCCGCTGATCCACGGATGGCTGCCAACCAAATCGGACCCGGCGTATGCCGCCTTCGAGCGCCAGGCCGCCTCGTTTGAAGACGTGCAGACACTGCTGTTTcgggacgaggagctccaggagaagctgggcacGTTgacggaggaagaggaggaggtttTTTCGGACATACAGGCGATAAGAGCGTTCCTGGAAACATCAGCAACGCAGCTGACGCCGTCGGGTCTGGACGTCATTACAAGAGCCATGAGGCCTGGGTCCTTCGCCATCCTCTTCCGTAACGACCACTTCTCCACGCTCTATCGGCACCCTTCGACGCAGCAGCTGCTTGTGCTCGTTACCGATGCGGGCTACGCCGCGCACGACGAAGTGGTCTGGGAGTCGCTGGCTGACGTGAACGGCGAGCGAACCGAATACTACTCTGGTGATTTCCGCctcgtgggcggcgagggcgagcagTCGCAAGGCAGCTCCCGCGGGGGCCAGGCGAGCGTCGGCGACAACGGTTCGGGAGGAGGCAAACCTAGAGTCGACACgggagacgagggcgaaggaggcTGGTCGACCGTGCAGGGTCGCGGGCGGCAAAAGAAGCTGGAGCCGCCGTCGCAGTCAGACGAAGCACCTCTATCGCCCAACCACGAGCAGGAAGACAGAGATCTCGCACTGGCTCTCCAGCTacaggaagaggaagagcagCGGCACAGAGCCGAGCAGtcagctcgtcggcgggaAAGTATCTTGAGCGAACAGTACATTGAGCAGCAAGCACGTCTGCAGCAAggcccgacgacgaggcgtGTGGCCAATAGGCAGGCCGTACGAGCGGGCGCCCCgcgcagcaacagcatcggCAACATTAACTCGACAGTCTTGCAGGGCAGCCGGCGAAACTCGAACAGCAACGCGGCTGTGCCGCCAACATCGGGGCGTCAGCCAGGTCAACCGCCGCAGATGGTGCGGCCACTTGTGCCACCTGTGGTCCCCGTCCGCCGGTCAGGAGTAAATCGGCCGGCGGATGAAGGGTTGGACGATGCGCCCCCGACGTACGAACAAGCGCAGGCGGCAGCCAAGTACGAGCCGCCACCCGGGCATCCACATCACGCAAGCAGCCCGACGGTTGGGCGGCAAGGCAACAACGGCGGGGCCGGGCCGTCTTTTCCGCCTCGGCCGATggtgggcggcgggcgaggccgggTAATGGGACCGGGCGGAGTGGTTGGCAGCTCTCAAGCGGCTAGAGACCGGGACTGCATCGTCATGTGA
- a CDS encoding Putative DnaJ domain, Chaperone J-domain superfamily: MPSATASGADAAGGGARSREHNQGNQGRSYTVEQKAAVLRIRKCSPTAFYDILGLEEVKKTATESDIKKAYRKQSLMTHPDKNGHEHADEAFKMVSRAFSVLGDKEKREKFDRFGTDPDSRFGQAQAQNPFSGFSGRQAGGGGGGGGGGGGFRGGGMDEMTPEEMFQRFFGGGFGGGPFGGGGFDTGPQFVFNFGGGPGFRVHQFGGARPRRRPREATEQQGGGLSTLMGLLPILLLFVFPLISSLFSGGGPATPSIVYDNPKGANTLGRTTPKLNVKYFVNPKEVESLTKGKLSQLDQTAENNLVRTLRFQCENELLARQRLYDSASGWFFQDPEKMRKADAYDMPSCKRLESFNVGR, translated from the exons ATGCCGAGCGCAACAGCCTCGGGGGCCGAtgcggccggcggtggcgcccGCAGCCGCGAGCACAATCAGGGCAACCAGGGCCGCTCGTATACGGTGGAACagaaggcggcggtgctgcGCATCCGCAAGTGCTCACCGACGGCTTTCTacgacatcctcggcctcgaggaggtcaaAAAGACAGCCACGGAGAGCGACATCAAGAAGGCCTACCGCAAGCAGTCACTGATGACCCACCCCGACAAGAACGGCCACGagcacgccgacgaggcaTTCAAGATGGTCAGCCGCGCCTTCAGCGTGTTGggcgacaaggagaagcgcgAAAAGTTTGATCGCTTCGGCACAGACCCGGACTCCCGGTTCGGGCAGGCGCAGGCCCAGAACCCGTTCAGCGGGTTCAGTGGACGGCAAgctggtggcggcggcggcggaggtgggGGAGGTGGCGGCTTCAGAGGTGGCGGGATGGACGAGATGACACCCGAGGAGATGTTCCAGCGGTTTTTTGGGGGCGGATTCGGCGGCGGTCCGTTCGGAGGAG GCGGCTTTGACACAGGGCCCCAGTTCGTCTTCAACTTTGGCGGGGGGCCTGGATTCAGGGTACACCAGTTCGGCGGCGCGCGGCCGCGGAGGAGACCGCGTGAAGCGACGGAGCAGCAAGGCGGGGGCCTGTCGACGCTCATGGGCCTCCTGCCAATCCTGTTGCTCTTCGTTTTCCCGCTCATCTCGAGCCTtttcagcggcggcgggcccgcgacgccgagcatTGTCTACGATAACCCCAAGGGCGCCAACACGCTCGGCCGGACGACGCCTAAGCTGAACGTCAAGTACTTTGTCAACCCCAAGGAGGTCGAGAGCCTCACCAAGGGTAAGCTCAGCCAGCTGGACCAGACGGCCGAGAACAACTTGGTGCGGACGCTGCGATTCCAGTGCGAGAACGAGTTGCTGGCGAGACAGCGCTTGTACGACTCGGCGAGCGGCTGGTTCTTCCAGGACCCGGAGAAGATGCGCAAAGCCGACGCGTATGACATGCCATCGTGTAAGAGGCTTGAGTCGTTCAATGTGGGGAGGTGA
- a CDS encoding uncharacterized protein (Putative small ribosomal subunit protein mS23, fungi) — protein sequence MGRQIRPARIYQTMSQELSTKILPGFTVQEPPWFQVMRDIPPSEILTRPVMTQKKPANLKLRKPSNIYKPPRIHHEEDRLRVTFYKDHPWELARPRIILESDGKDAQKCDWSKGLRQPGLPLTGECVVQRQLWLMHNQKLKRNQAYDVARKEFYALRQEEEIEKRVAREEARHVGAYFGKNRLAISQELENKEFERWKGWASKQSLAMEETKSNSYGNFGDAAEKPEASPEPTLL from the exons ATGGGTCGACAAATTAGGCCCGCCCGGATCTACCAGACGATGAGCCAGGAGCTCAGCACAAAGATCCTGCCTGGCTTTACCGTCCAGGAGCCGCCATGGTTCCAGGTTATGAGAGACATCCCGCCCTCTGAGATCCTCACGAGGCCAGTCATGACTCAGAAGAAGCCCGCAAACCTGAAGCTCCGCAAGCCAAGCAACATCTACAAGCCCCCGAGAATACATCACGAGGAGGACCGTCTGCGAGTGACTTTCTACAAAGATCACCCGTGGGAGCTGGCACGTCCGAGAATAATCCTCGAGTCCGACGGAAAGGACGCGCAGAAATGCGATTGGTCCAAGGGACTGCGCCAGCCCGGCTTGCCCTTGACCGGTGAATG TgtcgtccagcgccagctcTGGCTGATGCATAACCAGAAGCTTAAACGAAACCAAGCTTACGATGTCGCGAGAAAGGAATTCTATGCGCTGCGTCAAGAGGAAGAGATCGAGAAGCGCGTTGCCCgggaggaggccaggcacgTCGGTGCGTACTTTGGCAAGAACAGGTTGGCGATCAGCCAGGAACTCGAGAACAAGGAGTTCGAGCGCTGGAAGGGCTGGGCGAGCAAGCAGTCGCTTGCGATGGAGGAGACCAAGAGCAATAGCTACGGCAATTTTGGTGACGCAGCAGAGAAGCCCGAGGCGAGCCCGGAACCGACGTTGCTTTGA
- a CDS encoding Putative integral inner nuclear membrane protein ima1 has protein sequence MAKSRSGRLLTCFYCGKRSSTRYDGLIREFLCLHCDANNYLDERGDITDPPVAKTTSVPATTTYATARSHSPDFTSPSQSIFCPTCLKNQHLFTSSLAQYLPEDPDHPDYAELEKNMYKFRRRLEQRYPQICAQCEPKVQAQLDQAGYTARTDHLRRMMDRSRKSRVTPRQLTSLDMAAVAGKWLWFGGVAFQYLWHVTCLAAVFARQTDEGPMRDPDAEVTIAQKLSLALTLLLPKPEVLISCSLWANAVSVWWNPKFVQVFRGFSRHILGLSHWYTFQGLILFTRFLAMRMTELKGGRAAEESAQISLHGLMAVLMLAIYILAQRSVRIDTTPLFRTTGTPVASPPRPQQKQQQLKHREDDNKNMATLLDDILAESSPRPGSPPSPTSIGSGSPALFQRELQHRSSARTAVFGTPQKPSQPQYAEEMDWSPTQSKHRAFNDFGPPKAPNQVFGQPDPGPNSSPFWYKVPPAPITPAQKLRNGPKILAKPVEKKSIFSIGSPNASRTSASADDANRGVSKVAFAQPTFFAPSASNPTDPRSSLADLLNTSFTLSQDEPEEGENGEAANIRPEPANTGTLARTGGLRNNRLLDVFTLAILLGAWLHATSASYPYSRDVMFGAMLLSMAIAIHLTGDAIKDMRNEQTPSWASIINTSLGIGELAVSCHFALQIYGNRMLTSSVQGASVIGAMLAHEMWNAAC, from the exons ATGGCAAAGTCAAGAAGCGGCAGGTTACTGACCTGCTTCTACTGTGGAAAGCGCTCTTCTACAAGGTATGACGGCTTGATTCGCGAGTTCCTTTGCCTTCATTGCGACGCAAACAACTATTTGGATGAG CGAGGAGACATCACCGACCCTCCAGTGGCTAAGACGACATCTGTGCCTGCAACGACGACATATGCAACAGCGCGATCACATTCCCCCGATTTTACAAGCCCGTCCCAGAGCATCTTCTGCCCGACATGCCTCAAGAACCAGCACCTTTTTACCAGCTCTCTGGCGCAATACCTTCCCGAGGACCCCGATCACCCCGACTATGCCGAATTGGAAAAGAACATGTACAAATTCCGCCGGCGACTCGAGCAGCGATACCCCCAGATATGCGCCCAATGCGAGCCCAAGGTTCAAGCCCAGCTTGACCAAGCTGGCTACACGGCCAGGACCGACCATCTACGGCGCATGATGGACAGGAGCAGGAAGAGCCGAGTCACTCCCAGGCAATTGACGTCGTTAGATATGGCGGCAGTGGCCGGGAAGTGGCTCTGGTTTGGAGGAGTCGCGTTTCAATACCTGTGGCATGTCACCTGCTTGGCAGCCGTCTTTGCGAGACAGACGGACGAAGGGCCAATGCGAGACCCCGATGCCGAAGTCACAATTGCCCAGAAGCTCTCCCTTGCCTTGACGCTGCTTCTCCCCAAGCCTGAGGTGTTGATATCTTGTAGTTTGTGGGCAAATGCTGTCAGCGTCTGGTGGAATCCCAAGTTCGTTCAGGTGTTCCGTGGCTTCTCTCGGCATATCCTGGGGCTCTCGCACTGGTACACATTTCAGGGGTTGATATTGTTTACGAGATTCCTGGCCATGAGGATGACCGAGCTCAAGGGCGGTCGCGCAGCTGAGGAGAGCGCCCAGATCAGCCTACACGGCCTGATGGCAGTTCTCATGTTGGCG ATTTACATCCTCGCTCAACGATCTGTCCGTATCGATACGACGCCACTTTTCCGAACCACCGGCACGCCTGTAGCATCGCCTCCAAGGCcgcagcagaagcagcaacAACTAAAGCATCGTGAAGATGACAATAAGAACATGGCAACCCTTCTTGACGATATCTTGGCTGAGTCTAGCCCGCGGCCTGGAAGTCCCCCGAGTCCGACAAGTATTGGTTCTGGCTCGCCGGCACTCTTTCAGCGAGAATTACAGCATCGATCAAGCGCCCGTACTGCTGTCTTCGGGACGCCGCAGAAGCCATCTCAGCCTCAATACGCGGAAGAAATGGACTGGTCTCCAACGCAATCGAAACACCGCGCCTTCAACGATTTCGGACCTCCGAAGGCGCCGAACCAGGTGTTTGGCCAGCCTGATCCAGGTCCAAACTCTAGCCCGTTTTGGTACAAGGTGCCTCCAGCGCCCATCACGCCGGCGCAGAAGCTTCGCAACGGCCCAAAGATTCTGGCAAAACCGGTCGAAAAGAAATCCATATTTTCCATCGGCAGCCCGAATGCGTCCAGAacgagcgcctcggcggATGACGCAAACAGAGGCGTGAGCAAAGTGGCCTTCGCGCAGCCCACGTTCTTTGCGCCTTCGGCATCCAATCCCACCGATCCGCGCAGCTCCCTGGCTGACCTTCTCAACACGAGCTTCACGCTGAGCCaggatgagcccgaggaggGTGAGAACGGCGAAGCAGCGAACATCAGGCCCGAGCCTGCCAACACTGGCACTTTGGCGAGAACGGGCGGTCTACGCAACAACCGACTACTGGACGTTTTCACCTTGGCAATCCTCCTAGGCGCATGGCTCCACGCGACGTCTGCGTCATACCCATACAGCCGAGACGTGATGTTTGGCGCCATGCTGCTGAGCATGGCCATTGCCATCCATCTCACGGGCGACGCGATCAAGGACATGCGCAACGAGCAGACGCCCAGCTGGGCATCCATCATTAACACGTCGCTGGGCATCGGCGAGCTGGCAGTATCATGTCACTTTGCGCTCCAGATTTACGGGAACCGCATGTTGACGTCGAGCGTGCAAGGCGCCTCTGTCATTGGCGCGATGCTCGCGCATGAGATGTGGAATGCGGCTTGTTAG